From the genome of Scytonema hofmannii PCC 7110, one region includes:
- a CDS encoding cation:proton antiporter: MSLKIWDAVRRLTQELLMHLEPIVSFAILLTVILIVPLIFERFKIPGLLGLLAAGVVLGPQGLGIFQNESETLKLLSGIGLIYLMFVAGLEIDMEQFQRTKHRSAGFGTFTFLIPLIAGTIVGRVFGFGWNASVLIGSLFASHTLLAYPIISRLGVINNEAVTVTIGATIFTDIGSLLVLAVCVGIHQGEFSVFSITKLLLGLIIYSAIILFGFKWLGHQFFKRTGDEEGNQFLFVLLVVFVSALGAEVIGVEKIIGAFLAGLAVNEVIGSGPVKEKVVFVGNVLFIPIFFVDLGLLINIPGFIKSISSIWLTLAILVGLIGSKFAAALLAKLVYRYNWREMITMWSLSLPQVAATLAATLVAYRVKLVTEDVLNGVIVLMMVTATLGPLITARSAPGLVTMDNSSDETNETDGSMLGWRNETSEGFTVVVPIRNPQTERTLIEMAALLVRRERSKILALAVTPAHMHMDSPELEKNLQQNKILLSTAVELGQELGVDVEPVTRIDYNIPQSISHVSREQNADLVVMGWGRITGLRARLFGNVIDRVLWASHCPVAVTRLLDSPSNIQRILIPIENLTQESVRIVQFVKILANANQAEVTLLHVCARRISPARISWMKSQLEILVSRYFPQSRTTISVIPADNVVSTIVKASQSSDLVVLRSRRRRLSIGQVAISDVTTEVVQQIRCSVVLLGEPQGYQETLRKPRVIVQTVSS; encoded by the coding sequence ATGTCCCTGAAGATATGGGATGCAGTCCGCCGCTTAACACAGGAGCTATTGATGCATTTGGAGCCTATTGTTTCTTTCGCCATTCTCTTAACTGTCATCTTAATAGTCCCTCTCATCTTTGAGCGCTTTAAGATACCAGGATTGTTGGGGTTGTTAGCAGCAGGCGTTGTCTTGGGACCCCAAGGCTTGGGTATTTTTCAAAATGAGTCGGAAACCCTCAAGCTTCTCTCAGGTATTGGGTTGATTTACTTGATGTTTGTAGCGGGGCTAGAAATTGATATGGAACAGTTTCAGCGAACCAAGCATCGTTCTGCAGGATTTGGAACTTTTACCTTCCTCATACCGTTGATTGCAGGAACAATAGTAGGGCGAGTATTTGGTTTTGGTTGGAATGCTTCTGTTTTAATTGGCTCCCTGTTTGCTTCCCACACCTTGCTGGCATATCCCATCATTAGTCGGTTGGGAGTGATTAACAACGAAGCAGTAACTGTTACCATTGGTGCAACTATTTTCACGGATATTGGCTCACTGCTCGTACTGGCGGTGTGTGTTGGTATCCATCAAGGAGAATTTTCTGTATTTAGTATAACCAAGCTACTACTGGGACTTATTATTTATTCTGCGATTATTTTGTTTGGTTTTAAATGGTTAGGGCATCAATTCTTCAAACGCACTGGAGACGAAGAAGGAAACCAATTTTTGTTTGTGCTGCTAGTCGTTTTTGTCTCCGCTTTGGGCGCAGAAGTTATTGGCGTAGAAAAGATTATTGGAGCATTTCTCGCCGGATTGGCGGTGAATGAGGTCATCGGTTCGGGACCCGTGAAAGAAAAGGTAGTCTTTGTTGGGAATGTGCTGTTCATACCAATTTTCTTTGTTGATTTGGGCTTATTAATTAATATTCCAGGATTTATTAAAAGCATCAGTTCTATCTGGCTGACACTAGCTATCTTGGTAGGGTTAATTGGGAGTAAGTTTGCTGCAGCACTCTTGGCAAAGCTGGTTTACCGTTATAACTGGCGGGAAATGATTACAATGTGGTCGTTATCTCTCCCTCAAGTAGCAGCTACATTGGCAGCAACTTTAGTCGCTTACAGAGTTAAGTTAGTGACGGAAGACGTACTCAATGGCGTCATAGTTCTGATGATGGTAACAGCAACATTGGGACCGCTTATTACAGCCCGCAGCGCTCCTGGGTTGGTAACAATGGATAATAGTTCCGATGAAACAAACGAAACAGATGGGTCAATGCTTGGCTGGAGGAATGAAACCAGTGAGGGATTCACTGTGGTTGTCCCCATTCGCAATCCGCAAACGGAAAGAACTTTGATTGAAATGGCAGCACTTTTAGTACGCCGCGAAAGAAGTAAGATTCTTGCTTTAGCTGTGACACCTGCCCACATGCATATGGACTCTCCGGAATTAGAAAAAAACCTACAGCAAAACAAAATTCTTCTATCTACTGCAGTGGAACTCGGTCAAGAATTGGGTGTAGACGTAGAACCTGTAACACGGATAGACTACAATATTCCTCAATCTATTAGCCATGTTAGTCGAGAACAAAATGCTGACTTAGTTGTCATGGGTTGGGGTAGAATCACGGGATTGCGTGCGCGTTTGTTTGGTAATGTCATTGATAGAGTTCTTTGGGCATCTCACTGTCCGGTAGCTGTGACCCGTCTGTTGGATTCTCCCAGTAACATACAACGAATTTTGATACCCATTGAAAATTTGACCCAAGAGTCGGTGCGGATCGTGCAATTTGTGAAGATTTTGGCAAATGCCAATCAAGCGGAAGTGACACTACTACACGTGTGCGCTCGCCGGATTTCTCCCGCCCGAATTTCTTGGATGAAGTCCCAGTTGGAAATACTTGTTTCTAGATACTTTCCTCAAAGCCGTACCACCATCTCTGTCATACCAGCAGATAATGTAGTGAGTACTATTGTCAAAGCATCTCAATCAAGCGACCTTGTGGTATTGCGATCGCGCCGTCGCCGATTGAGTATAGGTCAGGTAGCCATCAGCGACGTCACAACTGAAGTCGTTCAGCAAATACGTTGTTCAGTCGTCCTGTTAGGAGAACCACAAGGCTACCAGGAAACTTTGAGAAAACCGAGAGTGATTGTTCAGACAGTATCTTCTTGA
- the gor gene encoding glutathione-disulfide reductase — protein sequence MTYDYNLFVIGAGSGGLAASKRAASYGAKVAIAENDLVGGTCVIRGCVPKKLMVYSSHFPALFQNAAGYGWKVGEAELDWERFITTVDKEVRRLSELHINFLAKAGVELFRSRATLVDPHTVEVDGRKVTTDKILIAVGGRPVKPDIPGIENAITSNEMFHLKEKPKHIAIIGAGYIGTEFACIMRGLGCEVTQIIRKDQILNGFDEDIRLGIQEGTIEYGVRIVKNSIVDSVERLPFGLKLNLSGEHTESIVADVFLAATGRAPNVEGLGLENAGVDVVPSVIEGPGYSTMNAIAVNEYSQTSQPNIFAVGDVTDRMNLTPVAIGEGRAFADSEFGGNRRIFSHEDVPTAVFSTPEAATVGLTEAEAKEKLGEDGVKIYRTRFRPLFHSLTGASDRTMMKLVVDAYTDKVLGAHMVGDSAGEIIQGVAIAVKMGATKKDFDATVGIHPTSAEEFVTMR from the coding sequence ATGACATATGACTATAACCTGTTTGTTATTGGTGCTGGTTCTGGAGGTTTGGCAGCTTCCAAACGCGCTGCTAGCTACGGGGCAAAAGTAGCCATTGCTGAAAATGACTTAGTTGGTGGAACTTGTGTGATTCGTGGCTGCGTTCCTAAAAAGCTCATGGTTTACAGTTCTCACTTCCCCGCATTATTTCAAAATGCAGCTGGTTATGGTTGGAAAGTTGGTGAAGCCGAATTAGACTGGGAACGTTTTATCACAACCGTAGATAAGGAAGTCAGGCGGCTATCGGAACTCCACATTAACTTCTTAGCAAAAGCAGGAGTCGAACTCTTTAGAAGCCGTGCGACTCTCGTAGATCCACACACTGTAGAAGTTGATGGACGTAAGGTAACTACAGATAAAATTTTGATAGCTGTGGGCGGGCGTCCTGTGAAACCAGATATCCCTGGAATAGAAAACGCCATTACCTCTAATGAAATGTTTCACCTGAAGGAGAAACCAAAGCACATTGCCATCATTGGTGCTGGATATATAGGTACGGAATTTGCTTGTATTATGCGTGGTTTGGGCTGCGAGGTAACACAAATCATTCGGAAAGACCAGATTTTGAACGGTTTTGATGAGGATATCCGCTTGGGAATCCAGGAAGGAACCATTGAGTATGGCGTGCGGATTGTCAAAAATTCTATTGTGGACTCAGTAGAACGCTTACCGTTCGGATTAAAGTTAAATTTATCAGGAGAACATACAGAATCAATCGTGGCTGATGTTTTTCTTGCCGCAACGGGTCGAGCACCGAATGTAGAAGGGCTAGGTTTAGAAAACGCTGGAGTTGATGTTGTTCCTAGTGTTATTGAAGGACCGGGCTATAGTACTATGAATGCGATCGCTGTCAACGAATACAGCCAAACTTCCCAACCGAATATCTTTGCTGTTGGTGATGTTACTGACAGAATGAACTTAACCCCTGTCGCTATAGGTGAGGGTCGTGCTTTTGCAGATAGTGAATTCGGTGGTAACCGTCGTATATTCAGTCACGAAGATGTTCCAACTGCCGTGTTTTCCACACCAGAAGCTGCTACAGTCGGTTTGACAGAAGCCGAAGCTAAGGAAAAACTAGGAGAAGATGGAGTTAAGATTTATCGCACGCGCTTCCGTCCCTTGTTCCATAGTTTGACAGGCGCAAGCGATCGGACAATGATGAAATTAGTGGTAGACGCCTATACTGACAAAGTTTTAGGTGCTCATATGGTTGGAGACAGCGCAGGTGAGATTATTCAAGGTGTAGCAATTGCCGTTAAAATGGGTGCTACCAAAAAAGACTTTGATGCCACTGTTGGTATCCATCCTACATCCGCAGAAGAATTTGTCACAATGAGGTAA
- a CDS encoding RRXRR domain-containing protein — MQNYVFVIDQNKQPFNPVHPARARELLTKQKAAVYRMYPFTIILKHLIHNYHYGLLFMRLPLQQESGA, encoded by the coding sequence ATGCAAAATTATGTGTTCGTTATTGACCAAAACAAACAACCTTTCAATCCCGTCCATCCAGCACGGGCGAGGGAGTTGCTGACAAAACAAAAAGCTGCTGTTTACAGAATGTACCCGTTTACCATCATCCTGAAACACTTGATACATAACTACCACTACGGATTATTATTTATGCGTCTGCCGTTGCAGCAGGAAAGCGGTGCATGA
- a CDS encoding GNAT family N-acetyltransferase: protein MKPWFFHSPYQEPATAAAPNAPSKFQIRAATPADLTGVAQIIAESFHSKNGLLGWLFPILRLGIYEDLRHRLASSAPHHLCLVAANTTNLRADDLVATVEMGVRFNDSWTEVSRSVLYLSNLAVHPTYRRQGAASSLLLACEQVALNWGFQDLYLHVLENNHEARHLYLKLGYRVYKVESCLNAFFLRRSRQILLHKRLTSDQ from the coding sequence TTGAAACCCTGGTTTTTTCACTCGCCTTATCAAGAGCCAGCTACCGCCGCCGCTCCCAACGCCCCCTCTAAGTTTCAAATCCGTGCAGCTACACCTGCTGATTTGACTGGCGTTGCCCAAATCATTGCTGAGAGTTTTCACTCCAAAAATGGTCTTCTGGGATGGCTTTTTCCAATATTACGTTTGGGTATTTATGAAGATTTAAGACATCGTCTTGCATCAAGTGCTCCCCATCACCTTTGTTTGGTCGCGGCTAACACGACGAACCTTAGGGCAGATGATTTAGTTGCTACAGTAGAGATGGGCGTTAGATTCAATGATTCGTGGACTGAGGTTTCGAGGAGCGTTCTTTACCTATCCAACCTAGCTGTTCATCCCACATATCGCAGGCAAGGAGCAGCATCAAGTTTACTTCTAGCTTGTGAACAAGTAGCCCTGAATTGGGGATTTCAAGATTTATATCTTCATGTTTTAGAAAATAACCACGAGGCCCGCCACCTTTATTTGAAGCTGGGGTACCGAGTCTACAAGGTCGAATCTTGTTTGAATGCTTTTTTCCTGAGACGTTCGCGGCAGATTCTCTTACATAAGCGTTTGACCAGTGACCAGTGA
- a CDS encoding response regulator: protein MKSQANSKPTILVVDDEPDNLDLLYRTFYRDYRVLRANSGPAALELLAKEEDVSVIISDQRMPMMSGTEFLSLTATQYPDIIRIILTGYTDVEDLVEAINAGKVFKYVTKPWEAEELKTLVRQALDTHNVLKARTRELTRTLRQESLLNTVTNTIRSALDYRQILQAIVDTVGHMLEVDVCLLRPFQDNQLVNEEFIYQKASGEKLETGNKGAKEEISPSLPHSLTPSLPHSPPPSLSLLAQTLWETREVQVINQVATDDRIQSDCPELKSRVTAFAAAEICSSLIVPLICRQELMAVLALHQCKTPRIWEEDEVQLVMMVADQAALALSQAHAYEQVRALAKRESLINTITSAIRSSLDPQEIFAAITQQLGQALQVDGCVLSLWTEEDEFVQRVGLYDSFQNNLLSENSLQHEQNGKQELPISQSSIQENPILQEILRTQEPIAIADMNQCPPEIRGFDLPLRLPARSLLVVPLLADGKITGSITLRENNRARKWQASEIDLAKAVASQAAIAVQQSRLYQKTREQAERLLELDRQKTEFFQNISHEFRTPITLIQGPLEAAVASKEGLSYSQSTIALRNSRRLLRLVNQLLDLQRLDAGRMQPGFRPCNLAEFVNQIIESFRPYCEKKGLHLLSKLEDCPTVYLDTEKFDKVVYNLLSNAMKFTPNDGIISVTVRSIGDRCLLHVQDTGIGIIKEQIPYLFERFRQAEGSENRSYEGSGLGLALIKELVELHGGEVAVESVYGEGTTFTVSLIPGSTHLNIEQVLETPCELNMSRASVELADLELVEEETGDWGQGTWEDEKANTVNSSNTSIASILVVDDNPDLRIYVSGILRANGYQVRTARNGLEGLRIAREFVPHLIVSDLMMPVISGLEMIREIRNEEKLKGIPIILLTAKVDEETRIEGTERGADAYLAKPFNDRELLAEVRNLLALKANERRVLELNTYLTESVLKRFLPTVLVQKAAVGDLVLDLRPEPRLITVLFSDIVGFTQLSNTLRSRRVAELLNEYLEEMTRAVFNNGGTVDKFMGDAILALFGAPEELTPNEQVRRSINTARAMLRSLSQLNKRWREQGVFESDGRTGVQFRCGIHQGTAVVGMFGSSERADYTAIGPSVNIAARLQQAALPGTILVSAAVADYLQDEEITKCSPLELKGIDETVLTFSVTPEVVANR, encoded by the coding sequence ATGAAATCCCAAGCAAACAGTAAACCCACTATTTTGGTTGTTGACGACGAACCCGACAACCTTGATTTGCTGTATCGTACCTTTTATCGAGACTATAGGGTACTGAGAGCAAACTCAGGTCCAGCAGCACTAGAACTGTTGGCAAAAGAAGAAGATGTGTCAGTCATCATCTCCGATCAACGGATGCCAATGATGAGTGGTACAGAATTTTTGAGTTTAACAGCAACTCAATATCCAGACATTATTCGGATTATTTTAACTGGCTACACCGATGTCGAAGATTTGGTGGAAGCAATTAATGCTGGTAAGGTATTTAAATATGTCACTAAACCGTGGGAAGCCGAAGAACTAAAAACATTGGTACGCCAAGCGTTGGATACACACAATGTTTTGAAAGCCCGAACCCGCGAATTAACCCGTACTCTCCGCCAAGAGTCGCTGCTGAACACTGTTACCAATACGATTCGTAGCGCTTTAGATTATCGGCAAATTTTACAAGCAATTGTAGATACTGTAGGTCATATGTTGGAGGTGGACGTGTGTCTTTTACGTCCCTTTCAAGATAACCAACTGGTGAATGAAGAATTTATTTATCAAAAAGCAAGCGGGGAGAAATTGGAGACTGGGAACAAGGGAGCCAAGGAAGAAATTTCTCCCTCACTCCCTCACTCCCTCACTCCCTCACTCCCTCACTCTCCCCCTCCCTCCCTCTCCCTCCTCGCCCAAACACTATGGGAAACTCGTGAAGTTCAAGTCATTAATCAAGTCGCTACGGACGATCGCATCCAAAGCGATTGTCCCGAATTGAAAAGTCGTGTAACAGCTTTTGCTGCGGCTGAGATTTGCTCTAGCTTAATAGTACCTCTCATCTGCCGACAAGAACTGATGGCTGTACTCGCCTTGCACCAGTGCAAAACACCTCGGATTTGGGAGGAAGACGAGGTGCAGTTAGTGATGATGGTGGCAGATCAAGCAGCGTTAGCTCTTTCTCAAGCCCACGCTTACGAGCAAGTCCGTGCTTTGGCAAAGCGGGAATCTCTTATTAATACAATCACCAGTGCAATTCGCTCTAGCTTAGACCCTCAAGAGATTTTTGCTGCTATTACCCAACAACTGGGACAAGCTTTACAAGTGGACGGTTGTGTTCTGTCTTTATGGACAGAGGAAGATGAATTTGTCCAACGTGTGGGTTTGTATGACAGTTTTCAGAACAATTTATTAAGTGAAAATTCTCTTCAGCACGAGCAGAACGGGAAGCAAGAATTACCCATATCTCAGTCGTCTATTCAAGAAAATCCTATTCTACAAGAAATATTGCGGACACAAGAACCAATTGCGATCGCTGATATGAACCAATGTCCGCCGGAAATCAGAGGATTTGATTTGCCCTTAAGACTCCCAGCCCGCTCGCTTTTGGTAGTTCCTTTACTGGCTGATGGTAAAATTACAGGAAGTATTACCCTGCGAGAAAATAACAGGGCAAGAAAATGGCAAGCATCAGAAATAGATTTGGCGAAAGCCGTCGCATCTCAAGCCGCTATTGCCGTACAGCAATCACGCCTCTATCAAAAAACTCGCGAACAAGCCGAGCGTTTATTGGAATTAGATAGACAAAAAACTGAATTTTTTCAAAATATTTCTCACGAGTTCCGCACTCCTATAACTTTAATTCAAGGACCATTGGAAGCAGCCGTTGCTTCAAAAGAAGGACTGTCTTACTCACAAAGCACGATCGCATTACGTAACTCCCGTCGTTTGTTGCGGCTCGTCAATCAATTGCTAGATTTACAAAGATTAGATGCAGGTAGAATGCAGCCCGGTTTCCGTCCCTGCAATTTAGCTGAATTTGTGAATCAAATTATAGAATCGTTTCGCCCCTATTGTGAAAAAAAGGGATTGCACCTGCTGAGCAAGCTAGAAGATTGCCCTACGGTCTATTTGGATACGGAAAAATTTGACAAAGTGGTGTATAATCTCTTGTCGAATGCCATGAAATTTACGCCAAATGATGGCATTATCAGCGTTACGGTGCGATCGATAGGAGATCGGTGTTTATTGCACGTACAAGATACCGGAATTGGTATTATTAAAGAGCAAATTCCCTACTTATTTGAGCGCTTCCGTCAAGCAGAAGGTTCAGAGAATCGCTCTTATGAAGGAAGTGGTTTGGGTTTGGCTCTCATTAAAGAATTGGTAGAACTCCACGGTGGTGAAGTCGCTGTGGAATCAGTATATGGAGAAGGGACAACCTTCACTGTGTCCCTGATTCCTGGTAGTACACACTTAAATATTGAGCAAGTTCTGGAAACACCGTGTGAGTTAAATATGAGTCGCGCTAGCGTAGAGTTAGCTGACTTGGAACTCGTAGAAGAAGAAACTGGAGATTGGGGACAAGGGACATGGGAAGATGAGAAAGCCAACACAGTTAATTCCTCAAACACATCTATTGCATCAATCTTAGTCGTAGACGATAATCCAGATCTGCGAATATATGTATCTGGCATTCTACGTGCTAATGGCTACCAAGTACGTACAGCACGTAACGGTTTAGAAGGTTTGCGGATTGCTAGGGAATTTGTACCTCATTTAATTGTTAGCGATTTGATGATGCCTGTAATATCAGGATTAGAAATGATTCGGGAAATCCGCAATGAGGAAAAGTTAAAAGGAATACCTATTATTTTACTGACAGCAAAAGTTGACGAAGAAACTCGGATTGAAGGTACAGAACGCGGTGCAGATGCTTATTTAGCAAAGCCATTTAATGACCGGGAACTTCTTGCAGAAGTTAGAAACCTTTTAGCCCTGAAAGCAAACGAAAGAAGAGTATTAGAGTTAAATACTTATTTGACAGAGTCAGTTTTGAAGCGGTTTTTGCCAACAGTTTTGGTACAAAAAGCAGCAGTAGGAGATCTAGTTTTAGATTTACGACCAGAACCTCGTTTAATTACAGTTTTGTTCAGTGATATTGTCGGTTTTACTCAACTATCAAATACTTTGAGATCGCGTCGAGTTGCAGAATTATTAAATGAATATTTAGAAGAAATGACACGAGCCGTGTTTAACAACGGCGGTACAGTAGATAAGTTTATGGGGGATGCCATATTAGCTCTATTTGGAGCACCAGAAGAACTCACACCCAATGAACAAGTACGGCGCTCTATTAATACAGCTAGAGCCATGCTGCGATCGCTCTCACAATTGAACAAGCGTTGGAGAGAGCAAGGCGTTTTTGAAAGTGACGGACGTACAGGCGTTCAGTTTCGCTGCGGTATTCATCAAGGTACAGCAGTTGTGGGAATGTTTGGAAGTTCTGAACGCGCCGACTACACAGCCATTGGTCCGAGTGTAAACATTGCAGCTCGATTGCAACAAGCAGCACTTCCCGGTACTATACTGGTTTCTGCAGCCGTAGCCGATTATTTGCAAGATGAAGAAATTACCAAATGCAGCCCCTTGGAACTCAAAGGAATCGATGAAACAGTTCTTACCTTTTCTGTAACACCAGAAGTTGTAGCTAATAGATAA
- the gorA gene encoding glutathione-disulfide reductase: MTFDYDLFVIGAGPGGLAAAKKAASYGARVAIAEKEAIGGTCVNRGCVPKKLIVQAADFALKNQMALSYGWSDCKTYFDWTKFIKSVDQHIDSIQDSYLQQLQEAGIELIRGHASFADAHTIDIDGRKYTADKILIAVGGYAIKPKISGIEYALTSREMFHLPYLPKRLVIIGGGYIGVEFASMMNAFGCEVTVIDKDETILSGFDIDIRRGVQQGLSKRGIRFINNSMVREIKYLEERLLLIVGESRKTVPADTILVATGRAPNTKNFGLEKVGVELEQKGAIKIDDYNRTTQKNIFAVGDCTSSPQLTPVAKAQGIAFANTIFGKKEQKINYDEVPSAVFARPEGSGVGMTEAKAREKFGESVKLYRHSFQPLSSLTNESEQATMKLVVEGKSERVLGAHMVGENAADIIQSLAVAIRKGITKQDLDESIGIHPTIGEEFLDLS, translated from the coding sequence ATGACCTTCGACTACGACCTGTTTGTCATTGGTGCTGGTCCTGGGGGACTAGCAGCCGCCAAAAAAGCAGCTAGCTACGGTGCGCGTGTTGCCATTGCTGAAAAAGAAGCTATTGGTGGCACTTGTGTAAATCGCGGTTGTGTTCCTAAAAAACTCATCGTGCAAGCCGCCGATTTTGCCTTGAAAAATCAAATGGCGCTTAGCTACGGATGGAGTGACTGCAAAACTTACTTTGACTGGACAAAATTCATCAAGTCTGTAGATCAGCATATTGACAGCATCCAAGACTCCTACCTTCAACAGTTACAAGAAGCAGGGATTGAACTCATTCGAGGTCATGCTAGCTTTGCTGATGCTCACACTATAGATATAGATGGACGAAAATACACGGCTGACAAAATTTTAATTGCCGTAGGTGGGTATGCCATCAAGCCAAAAATATCGGGGATTGAATACGCCCTGACATCTCGTGAGATGTTTCATTTACCTTACTTACCCAAAAGATTAGTCATCATTGGTGGCGGTTACATTGGCGTGGAATTTGCCAGTATGATGAACGCCTTTGGATGCGAGGTGACGGTCATAGATAAAGATGAAACAATTTTGTCGGGATTTGATATTGATATTCGCAGAGGAGTTCAACAAGGCTTAAGCAAACGAGGGATTCGTTTTATTAACAACAGCATGGTTAGGGAAATTAAATACTTGGAAGAACGGTTGCTGTTAATTGTTGGCGAATCAAGAAAAACAGTACCAGCAGATACGATTTTGGTTGCTACTGGTCGTGCGCCAAATACGAAAAATTTTGGTTTGGAAAAGGTTGGAGTTGAACTCGAGCAAAAAGGGGCAATCAAAATTGATGATTACAACCGCACAACTCAGAAAAATATTTTTGCTGTTGGTGATTGCACGAGTAGCCCTCAATTAACACCCGTGGCAAAAGCACAGGGAATAGCTTTTGCCAATACGATTTTTGGCAAAAAAGAGCAAAAAATTAATTACGATGAAGTTCCTTCTGCTGTTTTTGCTCGTCCTGAAGGCTCAGGTGTAGGCATGACGGAGGCAAAAGCACGAGAAAAATTTGGTGAGTCTGTCAAATTATATCGCCATAGCTTTCAACCTTTGTCGTCTTTAACCAATGAGAGCGAACAAGCTACGATGAAGTTAGTGGTTGAAGGTAAATCAGAGCGTGTTTTAGGTGCTCATATGGTAGGTGAAAATGCTGCGGATATCATTCAAAGTCTCGCTGTTGCCATTCGTAAAGGCATTACCAAGCAAGACTTAGATGAATCTATTGGCATTCATCCAACTATAGGTGAAGAGTTTCTCGATCTTTCCTAA
- a CDS encoding YqiA/YcfP family alpha/beta fold hydrolase yields the protein MPIEFIYLHGFASSPCSAKARYLLDCFTQADIDLKIPDLNAGDFTNLTITRQLAQITLELPEPSTSVTLIGSSLGGLTAAHLGQQHQQVKRLVLLAPAFGFLSHWLPKLGDEALQQWQQEKYLMVHHYGEKRPLPLSYDFVLDASQYKEEILQRSTPTLILHGKQDEVIPIQASRDFARQRPWVELLELNSDHSLNNVMSEIWQAIQQFCLLTTNH from the coding sequence ATGCCTATCGAATTTATTTACCTTCACGGTTTTGCATCAAGTCCTTGTTCTGCTAAAGCAAGATACCTTCTTGATTGCTTTACCCAAGCTGATATCGATCTCAAAATTCCCGATTTAAATGCAGGGGATTTTACAAACTTGACTATCACCCGTCAGCTGGCTCAAATCACATTAGAATTACCAGAGCCTTCTACATCAGTCACCCTAATTGGTTCAAGTTTGGGGGGTTTAACCGCGGCTCATCTAGGACAACAGCATCAACAAGTAAAACGCCTTGTGTTACTAGCACCTGCTTTTGGGTTTTTATCTCATTGGTTACCTAAACTGGGGGATGAAGCGTTACAGCAATGGCAACAAGAAAAATATCTGATGGTTCATCATTATGGAGAGAAACGTCCTCTTCCTCTGAGCTATGATTTTGTTTTAGATGCCAGTCAATACAAAGAGGAGATTTTGCAACGTTCCACTCCTACTCTTATCTTGCACGGCAAACAAGATGAAGTCATTCCTATTCAAGCTAGCCGCGACTTTGCTCGCCAACGTCCTTGGGTGGAGTTATTAGAACTTAACAGCGACCACAGTTTGAACAACGTCATGTCAGAAATCTGGCAAGCCATTCAACAATTTTGTCTACTAACCACTAACCACTAA
- the pstB gene encoding phosphate ABC transporter ATP-binding protein PstB, whose translation MTTNVRSENQTGTVFRTEGLNVYYGNFLAVKDIWLDVPRNKVVAFIGPSGCGKSTLLRCYNRLNDLIETFRAEGKVLYQGEDLYAPHIDPVVVRRRIGMVFQKPNPFPKSIYDNIAFGPRLNGYKGDMDELVERSLKQAALWDEVKDKLRQSGLSLSGGQQQRLCIARAIAVQPEVILMDEPCSALDPISTLRVEDLIHELKERYTIIIVTHNMQQASRVSDLTAFFNVQTSDKGGRTGYLVEYDRTESIFQDPQQEATREYVSGKFG comes from the coding sequence ATGACAACTAACGTTAGAAGTGAAAATCAAACGGGAACCGTTTTCCGTACAGAAGGGCTTAATGTATACTACGGTAATTTCTTAGCAGTAAAGGATATTTGGCTTGATGTTCCCAGAAATAAGGTAGTTGCTTTCATCGGTCCTTCTGGATGTGGTAAGAGTACCTTACTGCGTTGCTACAACCGCCTCAATGACCTAATTGAAACTTTTCGAGCTGAAGGGAAAGTTTTGTATCAGGGTGAGGACTTGTATGCACCTCATATCGACCCTGTTGTGGTACGCCGAAGAATTGGGATGGTGTTTCAAAAACCAAACCCATTTCCAAAATCAATTTATGACAATATTGCCTTTGGTCCTCGACTCAACGGCTACAAAGGTGATATGGATGAACTCGTGGAGAGATCTCTTAAACAAGCAGCTTTGTGGGATGAAGTGAAGGACAAACTACGACAAAGCGGACTGTCTCTCTCTGGAGGACAACAACAGCGTTTGTGTATTGCTCGTGCGATCGCAGTTCAGCCTGAAGTGATTTTGATGGACGAGCCTTGTTCTGCGCTTGACCCCATTTCTACCTTGCGTGTTGAGGACTTGATTCACGAACTTAAAGAGCGGTACACAATCATTATCGTGACCCACAATATGCAGCAAGCTTCACGTGTATCCGATTTAACTGCATTTTTTAACGTCCAAACCTCTGATAAGGGAGGTCGTACAGGTTATCTTGTGGAATACGATCGCACGGAGTCAATCTTCCAAGATCCACAACAAGAAGCCACTAGAGAATACGTCAGTGGGAAATTTGGTTAA